In Chitinophaga oryzae, the sequence GGTGATAGACCCGGTATATGTGTTTTCCACGGTGTCCGGTTCCCGGGCAGACAACTGGGGATTTACCGCTACCTATGACGATGCGGGCAATTTCTATGGCGGTGGTATTGTATTTAATCCAGGTTACCCTGCAACGCCGGGCGCCTATAAAACGGCGTTCAACGGCGGTACCTTTGACATCGCCATCTCCAAATTCAATCCCAATGGTACCCGGCTGATTTACGCCACCTACCTCGGGGGCGACGGGCAGGAGCAACCGCACAGCCTTTTCGTGGACCCCCAGGGTAATCTCGTTATTTCCGGCAGGACCACTTCCGCCAACTATCCATACGACAAAGTAGAAGGCACTAACCGCGGCGGATGGGATATCGTGGTCACCAAACTGAACGCTACAGGTAGCGGCCTGATCGGGTCCCTCATTGTGGCCGGCGGCGCCGATGACGGCGTGAATATGCGCGAAAACCGCGCGGGCGGCGACTGGGTGCTGTTACGCAACTACGGTGACGATGCCCGCAGTGAAGTAGTGATTGACGACGCCGGATATATCTATGTGGCCAGCTGTACCCGTTCCAGTGATTTCCCGGTAACGCCGGGCGTTTTCCAGGGCTCCTTCGGCGGCTCGCAGGATGGCGTAGTGATGAAGATCAATCCTATGTGCAGGGGACTGGTATGGTCCAGCTATCTCGGTGGCTCCGCCGAAGATGCCGCTTACGTTATCGCCCTCAATAAACTCAATACTTTATACGTGGCCGGCGGTACTGCCAGCAGCAATTTTTCCGTTACCCCCGGCGCTCTTTATTCCACTTACCGCGGCGGTGTGTGTGACGGCTTTATCACCCATATCGCCAACGACGGTTCCAGGATATTACAAAGCACTTTCCTGGGTTCCAATGATCCCTCCGCCGACCAGGTGTATGGTATACAACTGGACAAGAACGGATTTGTATATGCGATGGGAACCACCGAAGGCACATGGCCTGTCAAACTGCTTAATCCCGGCGACTACAATGATAACTCGCTGCAGTATATCGTGAAGATGCAACCGGACCTGAGTGCGTTTGTGTATTCCACTACTTTTGGCAAGCGGCGTCAGCTGGCTTCCACGCCTTCTATTTCGCCTACCGCTTTCCTGGTGGACCGTTGCGAGAATGTATATGTGTCCGGCTGGGGCGGTGGTATCAACAATTCACTGCATTATCCCAACTCCGGCACCTTTGGCCTGCCGGCAAAAAATCCTGTCCAGAGCTCTACCGACGGGATGGATTTCTACTTCTTTGTATTGCAGCGTGATGCTGCCGCACAGCTGTTCGGCAGCTGGTTTGGCGGTAATGGCCTGTATGAACACGTAGATGGCGGCACCAGCCGCTTTGACCGCAACGGTGTGATCTACCAGGGGCTCTGTGCATGGTGTAACGTAAGCCAGAACGGCAGCAAACCACGTTACCCGACCACGCCGGGCGCCTACTCCAGTGTGCCGCCCCCTGCCTGTAACTATGGCGCTTTAAAAATTGCGTTCAATCTCGACGGGGTGAAAGCGGGTATTAAAACCCTTGGCCGCAGAACAAACTACTGTGTGCCGAGCGAAATCACTTTCGTGGATACCACCCGCCTGCCGGCGGAAAGATGGGAGTGGCATTTCCCGGATGGGACCGTGGTGAACGGAAAAGATACCATTAAGCATACTTTCAACCAGATAGGCACTTTCAGGGTGATGCTCGTAAAAGTGGACCGTGCCAGCTGTAACGGTACAGACACTGCTTATATTGATGTGAAGCTGGGAAATAATGAAGCTAAGTTCGACTTTGACGCACAGCGGCAGCCGCCCTGCGAAGCCCTGGCGTATGTTTTTACCAGCAATGCCACACCGGCAGGGGCCTTCCGTGACAGCTCGTTTATCTTC encodes:
- a CDS encoding DUF7948 domain-containing protein, with protein sequence MKFTLPSGLIGMMILLLFTGYTARGQQSTNFTPLNFIENKGQWDPQVLYKSDVGTADIWLRKTGFTFMLYSKEDMHDLFEYMHGHGEAADSGAVVVPKNSTAAKAAATATNDGPGRPRRFPDVRGHAYQVNFVGANENPEIIPEKPQESLNNYLIGNDRSKWASNVKSYQGLMYKSLYPGIDAHVYSDASQLKYDLIIAAGANPDKVQLAYDGATGMEIKKGQLLIHTTVGDVIEQLPYAYQYVNNQRVSVKVSYKLNGNKVGFKISGDYDPAYPLVIDPVYVFSTVSGSRADNWGFTATYDDAGNFYGGGIVFNPGYPATPGAYKTAFNGGTFDIAISKFNPNGTRLIYATYLGGDGQEQPHSLFVDPQGNLVISGRTTSANYPYDKVEGTNRGGWDIVVTKLNATGSGLIGSLIVAGGADDGVNMRENRAGGDWVLLRNYGDDARSEVVIDDAGYIYVASCTRSSDFPVTPGVFQGSFGGSQDGVVMKINPMCRGLVWSSYLGGSAEDAAYVIALNKLNTLYVAGGTASSNFSVTPGALYSTYRGGVCDGFITHIANDGSRILQSTFLGSNDPSADQVYGIQLDKNGFVYAMGTTEGTWPVKLLNPGDYNDNSLQYIVKMQPDLSAFVYSTTFGKRRQLASTPSISPTAFLVDRCENVYVSGWGGGINNSLHYPNSGTFGLPAKNPVQSSTDGMDFYFFVLQRDAAAQLFGSWFGGNGLYEHVDGGTSRFDRNGVIYQGLCAWCNVSQNGSKPRYPTTPGAYSSVPPPACNYGALKIAFNLDGVKAGIKTLGRRTNYCVPSEITFVDTTRLPAERWEWHFPDGTVVNGKDTIKHTFNQIGTFRVMLVKVDRASCNGTDTAYIDVKLGNNEAKFDFDAQRQPPCEALAYVFTSNATPAGAFRDSSFIFDLGDGSKPEYVGPSKFPYNHKFAAPGVYNVSLTLVDTNFCNAPQTITKPLRVAVNVTAQFNMPDTVCVGTELQLDNTTLGGESFLWTFEDNGEQSTEPYPIHKFAVPGRWKVKLLVLDENTCNKKDSITKTVLVAEPPVADFDFMPTKATENTPVTFTNLTQGQEPLHYLWNFGDGDTTSVRNPQHQYLKTGTYNVCLTAANREGCTHTVCKQVTAIVVPLFDVPTAFSPNNDGMNDVFYVKSFGVTKFNLKIFNRWGQLIFESSDPRIGWDGRFKGAVQPMDAYAYVVSLEFTDGTKANKTGNVTLLR